Proteins from one Bos javanicus breed banteng chromosome 27, ARS-OSU_banteng_1.0, whole genome shotgun sequence genomic window:
- the LOC133240112 gene encoding uncharacterized protein LOC133240112: protein MSVEDLGYIKAKGRSLPRSLCQLSVRVQPKGLIPLPDHINSCCGGHLVSDRRSDISATAAARSRGGVRVARAPPHAPLPRPARTPADRPRGSAAPAGLPLLSGTTYRSPEAQEAGGVRRHQGALADVRAQLWRCCGRRLREELLRWVQGSAPRTAQLAKAKTLGSGPPGPRQDSGVPRGVCRTPVAGSFQRGVVRARGLGFQKVPPVRVALGPWGSVLEAPPLKRSVLKEPAAASPSARGCREVPRAGGTIQLCFSYSVLSRFQRMVIKVRVSA from the exons ATGAGTGTTGAGGACTTGGGGTACATTAAAGCTAAAGGG AGATCTTTGCCCAGGTCTCTCTGCCAGCTCTCAGTACGGGTCCAG CCCAAAGGGCTCATCCCGTTACCG GATCATATAAATAGTTGCTGCGGGGGGCACCTGGTCTCAGACCGGAGGAGCGACATCTCTGCCACCGCTGCCGCCCGGTCCCGAGGCGGG GTCCGGGTCGCCCGCGCGCCGCCCCATGCACCTCTGCCTCGGCCGGCGCGCACCCCCGCGGATCGGCCACGGGGATCCGCGGCCCCGGCCGGCCTTCCGCTCCTGTCTGGCACCACCTACCGAAGCCCGGAGGCCCAGGAAGCGGGTGGTGTTCGCAGACACCAAGGGGCTCTCGCTGACGTCCGTGCACAGCTTTGGAGATGCTGTGGGCGCAGACTCAGAGAAGAACTTCTGCGGTGGGTCCAGGGGAGCGCGCCCCGCACCGCCCAGCTCGCCAAAGCCAAGACCCTCGGTTCCGGGCCTCCCGGGCCCAGGCAGGACTCCGGGGTCCCCCGAGGCGTCTGCAGAACCCCCGTGGCCGGGAGCTTCCAGCGAGGCGTCGTGCGGGCTCGAGGGCTAGGTTTCCAGAAGGTGCCGCCCGTGCGCGTCGCTCTGGGTCCCTGGGGCTCAGTCCTTGAAGCGCCGCCACTCAAGCGCTCGGTCCTGAAAGAACCGGCGGCAGCTTCGCCCTCGGCGCGGGGTTGCCGCGAGGTCCCCCGAGCTGGGGGAACCATCCAGTTGTGCTTCTCTTATAGTGTGCTCAGCCGCTTTCAGCGGATGGTGATCAAGGTCAGAGTTAGTGCCTGA